The DNA region CCGTCATGGCATTTGGTGTCAGCGCAGCGGATGCGCCAAAACAGCTTAACCTGGGCATTCTGGGTGGCCAGAACGCCACGCAGCAGATTGGCGACAATCAGTGTGTGAAGACCTTCTTTGATAAAGAGCTGGGTGTCGATACTCAGATGCGCAACGCCTCTGACTATTCGGGTGTGATTCAGGGCCTGCTGGGCGGCAAGATCGATATGGTGCTGAGCATGTCGCCCGCCTCGTTTGCGTCGGTCTACATTCAGAACCCGAAAGCGGTGGATGTGGTCGGCATCGTGGTCGATGACAAAGATCAGTCGCGCGGCTACCACTCGGTGGTCATCGTGAAGGCGGACAGCCCCTACAAAAAGATCGACGATCTCAAGGGCAAATCGTTTGGGATGGCCGATCCCGACTCGACCTCCGGCTTCCTGATGCCGAACCAGGCGTTTAAGAAGATGTTCGGCGGCTCGGTGGATGACAAATATAACAATACCTTCTCCAGCGTCACTTTTTCCGGCGGTCACGAGCAGGACATTCTGGGCGTGCTGAACAACCAGTTTGATGGCGCGGTCACCTGGACCTCGATGGTGGGTGACTACAACAGCGGCTACACCTCCGGCGCGTTTGGCCGTCTGATCCGGATGGACCACCCGGATCTGATGAAGCAAATCCGCATTATCTGGCAGTCTCCGCTGATCCCCAACGGGCCGGTGCTGGTCAGCAACAGGCTGCCCGCTGACTTCAAAGCGAAAGTGGTGTCGGCGATTAAAAAGCTGGATAAAGAGGATCACGCCTGCTTCGTGAAAGCGGTGGGCGGTCAGCAGCATATCGGTGAGGCGACGGTCGCCGACTATCAGAACATCATCGACATGAAGCGCGACCTGATGAAAGGCAGCCGCGGCTGACACTGACTTATCTTCCCCGCGCAGGCGGGAAAAGCGGGATACGGCCGTCGGCTCGTTATCCCGCTGCTTTTGTGCCGGAGATCCCCCTTTGAGCGAATTCGAACACTACTACCAGCGCATCCGCCGTCAGCAGAAACGTGACACGCTGATCTGGTCGCTGCTGCTGGTGGCACTCTATCTGGCGGCGGGCAAGGTCGCCGAGTTTAATCTGCTCACCGTCTGGCAGTCGCTGCCGCACTTCTTCGACTATCTGCATGAGATCCTGCCGGTGCTGCACCTGCCGCTGCTGTTTGCCGACGGTAAAACCGAAGGCTCGCTGGCGTACTGGGGCTACCGCTTACCCATTCAGCTGCCGCTGATCTGGGAAACGCTGCAGCTGGCGCTGGCCTCGACCCTGGTGGCGGTGGGCGTGGCTTTGGTGCTGGCGTTCTTCGCCGCCGACAATACGCAGACACCGGCCAGCGTGCGGCTGGCGATTCGTGCGTTCGTCGCCTTTCTGCGCACCATGCCGGAGCTGGCATGGGCGGTAATGTTTGTGATGGCGTTTGGCATCGGCGCTATCCCCGGCTTCCTGGCGCTGGCGCTGCACACGGTGGGCAGCCTGACCAAACTGTTTTATGAGGCGATCGAGTCGGCGTCCGATAAGCCGGTGCGCGGTCTGGCGGCCTGTGGGGCCAGCAAACTGCAGCGGATGCGCTTCGCCTTCTGGCCGCAGGTTAAGCCGGTTTTTCTCTCCTACAGCTTCATGCGACTGGAGATTAACTTCCGCTCCTCGACCATTCTGGGTCTGGTGGGCGCAGGCGGCATCGGTCAGGAGCTGATGACCAATATCAAACTGGATCGCTACGATCAGGTAAGCATCACGCTGCTGCTGATCCTGATCGTCGTGTCGCTGCTGGATACCTTATCCGGCCAGCTTCGTCGCCGTGTGACAGGAGAACGCGCATGATCAGCCACGTACCCGATATCGCGCAGATGAAGCAGCAGCATCGCGCACTCTTCGCCGCGCAGCCGCGCTACCTGCGTCGCCTGGCGCTGATCGCGCTGGCGGTGCTGCTCTACTACCTCTTTTTCTTCTCGGTGTTCGGGCTGGAGTGGTCGCGTCTGCTGGCGGGCTGCCAGCAGCTGGGGCGCTATTTTCTGCGGATGTTTGTCTGGCATGAGTTCGCCAGCTGGCCCTTTGGCTACTATCTGTCGCAGGTCGGCATCACCCTGGGGATCGTGTTTGCCGGCACGCTGACCGCCTCGCTGCTGGCCCTGCCGCTGTCGTTTCTGGCGGCGCGAAACGTGATGCACGACCGCGCCGCCAAACCGCTGGCGTTCCTGATGCGGCGTCTGTTTGACATGCTGCGCGGCATCGACATGGCGATCTGGGGGCTGATCTTCGTCCGGGCGGTCGGGATGGGGCCGCTGGCCGGGGTGCTCGCGATTATCCTGCAGGATGTCGGTCTGCTCGGTAAGCTTTACGCCGAAGGACACGAAGCGGTGGAGCGTTCGCCGGGGCGGGGGCTGAGTGCTGTCGGAGCCAACAGCCTGCAGAAGCACCGGTTCGGCATCTTCACCCAGTCATTCCCGCAGTTCCTGGCGCTGAGCCTCTACCAGATTGAGTCCAATACCCGCTCGGCGGCGGTACTGGGTTTCGTCGGCGCGGGCGGGGTCGGCCTGGTCTATGCCGAAAACATGCGGTTGTGGAACTGGGATGTGGTGATGTTCCTGACGCTGATTCTGGTGGTGGTGGTGATGGTGATGGATATGATCTCCAGCCGCCTGCGTAAGCGCTACATCAGCGGGACGCCGGTGCCACTGTGGCAGCCTGCTGCGCGCGATTAAGCCGTTCGCTGCGCTGCCAGGCGCGCTGCAGCGCCTGCACCAGCTGAGCCTGCTGCCAGGGTTTCGCCAGCCGTTCACACAGCGGCAGCGTCACCGGCTGGTGGCGCAGATCCTGACCGCTGATGAGCAGCGTCGCCAGCTGCGGCCAGGTCTGCTGCGCCTGGCGGATCACCTCCGCGCCGTTGATCTCGCCGGGCAGCATCAGGTCGCTGATCAGCAGGTCAATATCGGGGGTCTGGCGCAGCAGCGCCAGCGCCTCTTCGCCGTCACCGCACTCCAGCGTCAGATAACCCAGCTGATGCAGATGCTCGCAGAGGGTCTGGCGCACCGCCGGTTCATCATCCAGCACCAGCACCAGCCGGTTGCTGCCGACCCCGGCGGGCGCAGGCGGGGGCGGGGCGACCGCCGGCGTTATGGCGGATTCCGCGGCGCGCGGCAGCAGCAGCCTGACCGTGGTGCCCTGGCCGGGCGCGGTTTCCAGTTCGATCTGCCCGCCCGACTGCCGCACAAAACCGTAAACCATCGACAGCCCCAGTCCGCTGCCGCTGCCGGTCGCTTTGGTGGTGAAAAATGGCTCAAACACCTGCTCGCGAACGGCGGCTGACATGCCGCAGCCGTGGTCGATCACCTCGATGGTGACGCGGTCACGCTTTTCGGTGCCCTCTGTCCGGCGCTGATTCCAGATGCGCAGCCGGATGTCGCCACTCTGCTGGTGCATCGCATCCCGTGCGTTGACCACCAGATTCATCAGCGCATTCTCAAGCTGACCGGCATCAATCCAGGCAGGCCAGCCGGGACGCTGCGCATCAATGATCAGCTGCTGTCCGGGCAGCAATGAGTGCTGTAGCAGCCCCTGCAGGTTATCCACCAGCGTCACCACCGACACCGAACGCGGAAAGAGGGCCTGCTTGCGCGAAAAGGCCAGCAGCCGCTGGGTCAGCTGGGCAGCGCGATCGGCGGCCTGACGCGCCCGCTCGATCCGGCTGGCCAGCGGGCCGGGCATCGGCTGGCCCTCCGTAAGCGCCAGGCTGCCGATGATTACCGCCAGCAGGTTATTGAAATCGTGCGCCAGCCCGCCGGTGAGCTGCCCGACCGCCTTCATCTTCTGGCTGTGCTGCAGCGCCTCTTCCAGGGTTTTCCGCGAGGTGCGATCCAGCACGGTATTGACCATGCCACGGCGCGGAATCGGGCTGAAGCGCAGCTCCAGCGTGCGGCCATCGGCCAGCCGGATCTCCTGCGGCTCCCCCGGATCGTGCAGATCTACCGCCAGCGGGGCCAGCAGCTGCTGATAGTGAACGCCGCGATGCAGCGCGCGCGGCGCAATGCCGAGCAGCTCCGCATACTGAGCGTTCCAGACCACCAGCTGACCGCCGTTGTCGAACAGGGCGAAGCCGTCGCGCATCGCCAGAAACGTCGATTCCAGCTGATTACTCTTCTCCTTCAGCAGCCGCGAGGTGTGCGCCAGCGAGGCGGTATTTCGCGCAAAGACGTTAAAGGCCCGCGCCAGCTCGCCCAGTTCATCACGACGCTGTATCCCCGGTACGCTGACGTTCTGCTCACCCTGTGCCAGCCGCGTCATCGCACCGGCAATCGCCGTGAGACCCGAGCCGAGGTTGCGGTAGATATAGATCCCGGCATAGCCGGTGATCGCCAGCGCCAGCAGCACAAACAGCGCGATAAACCCGATGATCGAATCCAGCTCGCGGTGGGTGGCCAGCGTCCGTGCCTCGCTCTGCAGCGCCACCTGCTGCACCGAGGCGCTGATATCATCATTCAGCATCGCCACCAGCGCTTTAATCCGGTAGGTGGCGTAGGCGATCGCCAGGTCGCTCTGCTCCAGCGCTTCCGCCAGCGGCAGCAGACGCTGCTGCGTCTCCAGCAGTCGCCCGACTTTCTCGCCGGTTACGCCAGCCAGCGGCACGGCCCGCCATGCGGTCATCAGCTGCTGAAGCTGCTCAATGACTGCGATGGGCGACGGTGTACGGATCGCGATCGAAATCAGCCGCTCAGTCTGCTCACGCAGCGCGGCATCCGGCAGAGGCCGCTGCTCCCGCTGCACCAGCAGGCCGATATGGCTGAGCAGAATCTGCGCCTGCCAGAGATCGCTCAGCATCGTGTTGCGCTGCAGATGGCGCTGATGGCCGGTCAGCAGCAGGCGGTTGATGGTCTGTTCCAGCATCAGGCTGCGGGCGCGGATCCGGGCGAGGCGCTCCGGCTGACGGGCCGCCAGCGGTGCGCTGGCCAGCAGGCTCAGCGACTGCTGCAGCGCCTGCTGATTCTGCTGCAGCCGCTGCGATTCGCTCTGATACTCCAGCGCCCCGACCACCTGCGACAGCCGGACCGCCGCCGTCGCGACATTAGCGGTGTCCCGCGCCAGCGCCAGGCTGCCGTTCATGTCGGCCAGCGTCTGCGCCTGCGCCTGCTCCTGAATCGTCCCGGCATGCCGGAAGCCCACGATCGCCACCACGCTCACCATCAGCGTGACCAGCACCACCAGCAGATTGAACAGCAACAGGCGCCCTCGCGCCCCGGCCTGCCACGGATAACTGTGCTGCATCCCACGACCTCTTTATCACGGCAACAGTGGGCCGAGTATAGGAGCGGTCAGGCCGCGCTTTATGACAAATATGAACGGCCGCTGACATTTTCCGTTTATCTGGCGTTGCTTTACTGGCGGCTATCCACAGTCGGCAGGAGCGAGGCGATGACAGCCAGACCCATACTGGAAATGCGGGCGATTACCCGGCGCTTCGGCAGTTTTTATGCCCTGAAGGGCGTCGATCTCACGGTCTGGCCCGGCGAGGTCCACGCGCTGATGGGCGAGAACGGGGCAGGGAAAAGCACGTTAATGAAGATTCTGGCCGGTGCCTATACCGCCAGCAGCGGGGAAATTCTCATTGAGGGCCAGCCGTACGCCCTGAAAGGGCCGAAAGAGGCGCTGGCCGCCGGGATCACCCTGATTTATCAGGAGATCAATCTGGCTCCCAACCTGACGGTGGCGGAGAACATCTTTCTGGGCAGCGAAATCGCGCCGGGCGGGCTGGTCAGACGACGGGCGATGGCGGAAGAGGCGCAGCGGGTGATCGATCGGCTCGGCGCGCAGTTCAGCGCCTGGGATCTTGTCAGCCGGCTGAGCATCGCCGAGCAGCAGCAGGTAGAGATCGCCCGCGCGCTGCAGCGCAACAGCCGCATTCTGGTGATGGATGAGCCGACCGCCGCGCTCTCCAACCGGGAAACCGAACAGCTCTTTGCGCTGATCAAACGGCTGCGCAGTGAAGGCATGGCCATCATCTACATCAGCCACCGTATGGCGGAGGTGTATGAACTGTCCGACCGCGTCAGCGTCCTGCGCGACGGGGAGTATGTCGGCAGCCTCACGCGGGAGCAGCTCAACGCCAGCGAGCTGGTGCGGATGATGGTGGGACGGCCGCTTAGCGACCTGTTTAACAAAGATCGCACCATCGCTTTCGGTGATATCCGGCTGGCGGTCAATCATCTGACCGACGGCGGCAAAGTGCACCCCAGCAGTCTGGCGGTGCGGGCCGGAGAGATCGTGGCGCTGGCCGGGCTGGTAGGCGCTGGCCGCAGCGAACTGGCGCAGCTGATCTTCGGGGTTCACAAGCCGAAAGAGGGCGAGATCTGGATCGACGGCGAGAAGGTGACCATCCAGTCGCCGCGCGACGCGATTGCCCGCGGCATCGGTTTCCTCACCGAAAACCGCAAAGAGCAGGGGCTGTTTCTGGAGATGGCGGCCCAGGAGAACATCGTGATGGCGACGCTGGAGCGGGACGCCCGTTACGGAATGCTGAACCGCCGCAAAGGCCAGAGTATCGCCAGCGAAGCCATCGCCTCGCTCAATATCCGCGTGCCGCACGCTCAGGTCCGGGCTGGCGGGCTCTCTGGCGGCAATCAGCAGAAGCTGCTGATCTCGCGCTGGGTGGCGATTGGGCCGCGCATCCTGATCCTGGATGAGCCGACCCGCGGCGTGGACGTCGGGGCCAAAAGCGAGATCTACCGGATGATGCAGCAGATGGCGCGGCAGGGCGTGGCGATTCTGATGATCTCCAGTGAGCTGCCGGAAGTGGTCGGGATGAGCGACCGCGTTTACGTGATGCATGAAGGCACCATCGTCGGTGAGCTGGAGGGCAGTCACATCAGTCAGGAAAATATTATGACGCTGGCGACCGGTGCGCACAGCGCGTCAGCCAGCGAAACTTAAGGAGACCACGATGACTCAACTGGCCCGCACCAAAGCCCCGACGCTGAAACGTGCCCTGATGGGCGATCTGCTGCAGACGGTGGGGATCCTGCCGATTCTTATCCTGATTGTCGCGGTGTTTGGCTTTATCACTCCCAATTTCTTTACCGAGGCGAACCTGCTCAACATCACCCGTCAGGCGTCGATCAACATCGTGCTGGCGGCGGGCATGACCTTTGTGATCCTGACCGGCGGCATCGACCTGTCAGTGGGGTCGATGCTGGGCACCACGGCGGTGGTGGCGCTGGTGGCGTCGCTCGATCCCATGCTCGCCTCCCTGACCATTCCGATGGCGCTGGGCGCGGGCCTGATCATGGGGCTGTTCAACGGCGTCCTGGTCGCCTGGGCCGGACTGCCGCCCTTTATCGTGACGCTGGGCACCTACACTGCCCTGCGTGGCGCCGCCTACCTGCTGGCGAACGGCACCACGGTGATCAACTCCGATATTAACTTCGAGTGGATCGGCAACGGCTATCTCGGGCCGGTGCCGTGGCTGATTGTGATCGCCTTTGCGGTCATCGCTATCTGCTGGTTCATCCTGCGCCGCACCACGCTGGGCGTCCATATCTACGCGGTCGGCGGCAATATCCAGGCTGCCCGACTGACCGGCATCAAGGTGGGTGTCGTGCTGCTGTTTGTCTACGGCATGAGCGGCCTGCTGTCGGGGCTGGGCGGCTTAATGAGCGCCTCGCGCCTCTACAGCGCCAACGGGAACCTCGGCGTCGGCTATGAGCTGGATGCGATTGCGGCGGTGATCCTCGGCGGCACCAGCTTTGTCGGCGGTATCGGCACCATCACCGGCACCCTGATCGGCGCGCTGATTATTGCCACGCTGAATAACGGCATGACGCTGATGGGCGTCTCCTATTTCTGGCAACTGGTGATCAAGGGGGCGGTGATCATCATCGCGGTGCTGATCGACAAATACCGTACCCGTCATCATGTGAGCTGAAATTCAACCGGGCGGATGCGCCAGGCGGCATCGGCCCGGTCCAAACGCCATTTAGTGGTTGGCACTCTGAAAACAGCAGGAGAAGGTCTATGCGTTTTAATCCGATTGTAACCGGGCTGCTGGCGGCAACGCTCTTCAGTTCCGGCCTGGCTCAGGCAAAAGAACTTAAATCTATCGGCGTCACGGTCGGCGATCTGGCTAACCCCTTCTTCGTGCAGATCACCAAAGGCGCGGAGATGAAGGCGCGTCAGCTGGCGGGCGATAAGGTGAACGTGACGCTGGTCTCCAGCGGCTACGACCTCGGCCAGCAGGTCGGCCAGATCGACAACTTTATTGCGGCGAAAGTTGACATGATTATCCTCAACGCCGCGGACTCCAAAGGGATCGCGCCGGCGGTCAAGCGGGCGCGTGACGCCGGGATCGTGGTAGTGGCGGTGGACGTGGCGGCCGATGGCGCCAACGCGACCATCACCTCCGACAACACCCAGGCGGGTGCGATGGCCTGTAAATATATCTCGGACCGCCTGAAGGCCAAAGGCAATGTGGTGATCATTAACGGCCCCCCGGTTTCGGCGGTACAGAACCGTGTGGAAGGGTGCATGAACGAGCTGAAAACCCATCCTGAGATCAAGCTGCTCTCTTACAACCAGAACGCCAAAGGCAGTCGTGAAGGCGGACTGGAGGTGATGACCGGACTGCTTTCCGCGAATCCCAAAATCGATGCGGTGTTTGCAATCAACGACCCCACGGCTATCGGTGCCGATTTAGCGGCGAAACAGGCGCAGCGCAGCGAATTCTTTATCGTCGGTGTCGATGGTTCGCCGGACGGTGAAGAGGCGCTGAAGCGCAAAAACTCCCTGTTCGTGGCAACACCGGCCCAGGATCCGCAGGTGATGGCAGCCAAAGCGGTGGAGATCGGTTATGACATCCTGCAGGGCAAACCGGCGCCGGATAAGCCGGTACTGATCCCCGTGAAGCTGATCGATCGCGATAACGTCGGCAGCTATCAGGGCTGGACGGTGAAATAAGGGACGCGGCGGCACCGCCGGGTGCCGCCCTCTGGAGGCGATCATGCAACGTTCAGCGGTCAATCACTACCTGCAACAGACCCGCGAGTTTTTTCGGCAGCAGGATGTCCATCTGCCGCCGTGGGCCGACTATGGACTGAGCCAGTGGCGCACCCGCGATCCGGAGGCGATGCAGGAGATTCTGGCGCTGCGGCTGGGCTGGGATCTCACCAGTTTTGGCGCGGACGATTTTCTGCAGACCGGACTGACGCTGTTTACCCTGCGCAACGGTTCGCCGGGTGGACGCCCCTGGCATAAACCCTATGCCGAGAAGATCATGCACGTCCGCGAAGGGCAGCTCACGCCGATGCATTACCATCCGCGCAAGATGGAGGACATTATCAACCGCGGCGGCGGGAATCTGATCGTCGAACTGCACAACCGGCAAGGGAAAGGGCTGGCGGACTCGCCGGTGGTGGTGTCGCTGGACGGGCAGCGGCAGACACATGCGGCCGGTTCACAGCTGCGGCTCTCGCCGGGGGAGAGCGTGACGCTGGAGGCGGGCGTCTGGCACAGTTTCTGGGGAGAGCGCGGCTACGGCGACGTGCTGGTGGGCGAGGTGTCGATGCCCAACGATGACGAAAATGACAACGTCTTTCTGACGCCGCTGGCCCGTTTTAATCCGCTGGACGAGGATGAAGCGCCGCGCTGGCTGCTCTGTAATGACTATTCGCACGGTTTTTTTTAAGCCGACCGGCGAAGGGCTTATCGGGGCGCAGTTGTGTCGTTCGGACTGACTGTTCTGACGCTGCGGGCAGGTGGCAGCCCGAACAGGCGCGTATATTCCCGCGTGAACTGCGTCAGGCTCTGATAACCCACATCCGCTGCCACGGCGGCGACGTTACCCGGGCGCAGCGCCAGGGCTTTGCGCGCCGCATAGAGCCTGAGCTGTTTCTGGTACTGCAAGGGAGAAAGGCCGGTGCTGGCGCGAAAGCCGCGATGAAAAGCAGAGAGACTCATGCCCGCGATCGCCGCCAGTTCTTCCATGCGGCAGGCGGTGGCGTAGTGAGTTTGCAGCCAGAGCAGTGCCTTACGACTCTTCGTGAAGTGGCCGTTCACCTCTGCCGCCTGGCGCAGCAGGTCGCCCTGAGATTCCTGTAACAGCCGAAAGAGGATTTCCCGCTCCACCAGCGGGGCCATCACCCGCAACTCATCCGGTTTTGCCAGCAGGCGAACCATCCGCAGCCAGGCATCCGCCAGCGCATCCTCCACCTTATTGACGGCGATGCCGTGCGTTAGCGTGGAGGGGGAATGTGCAGGCATCTGCTGAAGCAGATCGCGGATGGTCGCGAAATCGAGTGTCAGACGTACGGCCAGATAGGGGGACGCTTGACTGGCCCCGGTGATTTCACCCGTGGCGGGCAGATCGCACGACGCGGTAAAGCTCTCTCCTGCGCAATAGCGAATTGACTGATTGCCCACTTGAAGCCTTTTCTCACCCTGGAGGATCAGGCTGACGAACGGCGGGTAGATCGCTGGTGGCAGGGCGATCGACTGACTGACGCGATAAAGATCCACACGCGGAATCGCGGTTGCCGTCAGGTCATCCGCCACATGGGTCAGTACCGCATCTCTTAACGCTTCAAGCCGGGTCATATCAGGTCTCCCCGGCACGCATGCCCAAAAGGTGAAAAGC from Pantoea deleyi includes:
- a CDS encoding ABC transporter substrate-binding protein; amino-acid sequence: MRFNPIVTGLLAATLFSSGLAQAKELKSIGVTVGDLANPFFVQITKGAEMKARQLAGDKVNVTLVSSGYDLGQQVGQIDNFIAAKVDMIILNAADSKGIAPAVKRARDAGIVVVAVDVAADGANATITSDNTQAGAMACKYISDRLKAKGNVVIINGPPVSAVQNRVEGCMNELKTHPEIKLLSYNQNAKGSREGGLEVMTGLLSANPKIDAVFAINDPTAIGADLAAKQAQRSEFFIVGVDGSPDGEEALKRKNSLFVATPAQDPQVMAAKAVEIGYDILQGKPAPDKPVLIPVKLIDRDNVGSYQGWTVK
- a CDS encoding ABC transporter permease subunit, with amino-acid sequence MTQLARTKAPTLKRALMGDLLQTVGILPILILIVAVFGFITPNFFTEANLLNITRQASINIVLAAGMTFVILTGGIDLSVGSMLGTTAVVALVASLDPMLASLTIPMALGAGLIMGLFNGVLVAWAGLPPFIVTLGTYTALRGAAYLLANGTTVINSDINFEWIGNGYLGPVPWLIVIAFAVIAICWFILRRTTLGVHIYAVGGNIQAARLTGIKVGVVLLFVYGMSGLLSGLGGLMSASRLYSANGNLGVGYELDAIAAVILGGTSFVGGIGTITGTLIGALIIATLNNGMTLMGVSYFWQLVIKGAVIIIAVLIDKYRTRHHVS
- a CDS encoding AraC family transcriptional regulator; the protein is MTRLEALRDAVLTHVADDLTATAIPRVDLYRVSQSIALPPAIYPPFVSLILQGEKRLQVGNQSIRYCAGESFTASCDLPATGEITGASQASPYLAVRLTLDFATIRDLLQQMPAHSPSTLTHGIAVNKVEDALADAWLRMVRLLAKPDELRVMAPLVEREILFRLLQESQGDLLRQAAEVNGHFTKSRKALLWLQTHYATACRMEELAAIAGMSLSAFHRGFRASTGLSPLQYQKQLRLYAARKALALRPGNVAAVAADVGYQSLTQFTREYTRLFGLPPARSVRTVSPNDTTAPR
- a CDS encoding sugar ABC transporter ATP-binding protein, with the protein product MTARPILEMRAITRRFGSFYALKGVDLTVWPGEVHALMGENGAGKSTLMKILAGAYTASSGEILIEGQPYALKGPKEALAAGITLIYQEINLAPNLTVAENIFLGSEIAPGGLVRRRAMAEEAQRVIDRLGAQFSAWDLVSRLSIAEQQQVEIARALQRNSRILVMDEPTAALSNRETEQLFALIKRLRSEGMAIIYISHRMAEVYELSDRVSVLRDGEYVGSLTREQLNASELVRMMVGRPLSDLFNKDRTIAFGDIRLAVNHLTDGGKVHPSSLAVRAGEIVALAGLVGAGRSELAQLIFGVHKPKEGEIWIDGEKVTIQSPRDAIARGIGFLTENRKEQGLFLEMAAQENIVMATLERDARYGMLNRRKGQSIASEAIASLNIRVPHAQVRAGGLSGGNQQKLLISRWVAIGPRILILDEPTRGVDVGAKSEIYRMMQQMARQGVAILMISSELPEVVGMSDRVYVMHEGTIVGELEGSHISQENIMTLATGAHSASASET
- the phnE gene encoding phosphonate ABC transporter, permease protein PhnE, giving the protein MSEFEHYYQRIRRQQKRDTLIWSLLLVALYLAAGKVAEFNLLTVWQSLPHFFDYLHEILPVLHLPLLFADGKTEGSLAYWGYRLPIQLPLIWETLQLALASTLVAVGVALVLAFFAADNTQTPASVRLAIRAFVAFLRTMPELAWAVMFVMAFGIGAIPGFLALALHTVGSLTKLFYEAIESASDKPVRGLAACGASKLQRMRFAFWPQVKPVFLSYSFMRLEINFRSSTILGLVGAGGIGQELMTNIKLDRYDQVSITLLLILIVVSLLDTLSGQLRRRVTGERA
- the phnD gene encoding phosphonate ABC transporter substrate-binding protein, with the protein product MKLTSLALLTSVMAFGVSAADAPKQLNLGILGGQNATQQIGDNQCVKTFFDKELGVDTQMRNASDYSGVIQGLLGGKIDMVLSMSPASFASVYIQNPKAVDVVGIVVDDKDQSRGYHSVVIVKADSPYKKIDDLKGKSFGMADPDSTSGFLMPNQAFKKMFGGSVDDKYNNTFSSVTFSGGHEQDILGVLNNQFDGAVTWTSMVGDYNSGYTSGAFGRLIRMDHPDLMKQIRIIWQSPLIPNGPVLVSNRLPADFKAKVVSAIKKLDKEDHACFVKAVGGQQHIGEATVADYQNIIDMKRDLMKGSRG
- a CDS encoding ATP-binding protein, coding for MQHSYPWQAGARGRLLLFNLLVVLVTLMVSVVAIVGFRHAGTIQEQAQAQTLADMNGSLALARDTANVATAAVRLSQVVGALEYQSESQRLQQNQQALQQSLSLLASAPLAARQPERLARIRARSLMLEQTINRLLLTGHQRHLQRNTMLSDLWQAQILLSHIGLLVQREQRPLPDAALREQTERLISIAIRTPSPIAVIEQLQQLMTAWRAVPLAGVTGEKVGRLLETQQRLLPLAEALEQSDLAIAYATYRIKALVAMLNDDISASVQQVALQSEARTLATHRELDSIIGFIALFVLLALAITGYAGIYIYRNLGSGLTAIAGAMTRLAQGEQNVSVPGIQRRDELGELARAFNVFARNTASLAHTSRLLKEKSNQLESTFLAMRDGFALFDNGGQLVVWNAQYAELLGIAPRALHRGVHYQQLLAPLAVDLHDPGEPQEIRLADGRTLELRFSPIPRRGMVNTVLDRTSRKTLEEALQHSQKMKAVGQLTGGLAHDFNNLLAVIIGSLALTEGQPMPGPLASRIERARQAADRAAQLTQRLLAFSRKQALFPRSVSVVTLVDNLQGLLQHSLLPGQQLIIDAQRPGWPAWIDAGQLENALMNLVVNARDAMHQQSGDIRLRIWNQRRTEGTEKRDRVTIEVIDHGCGMSAAVREQVFEPFFTTKATGSGSGLGLSMVYGFVRQSGGQIELETAPGQGTTVRLLLPRAAESAITPAVAPPPPAPAGVGSNRLVLVLDDEPAVRQTLCEHLHQLGYLTLECGDGEEALALLRQTPDIDLLISDLMLPGEINGAEVIRQAQQTWPQLATLLISGQDLRHQPVTLPLCERLAKPWQQAQLVQALQRAWQRSERLNRAQQAATVAPASR
- the phnE gene encoding phosphonate ABC transporter, permease protein PhnE encodes the protein MISHVPDIAQMKQQHRALFAAQPRYLRRLALIALAVLLYYLFFFSVFGLEWSRLLAGCQQLGRYFLRMFVWHEFASWPFGYYLSQVGITLGIVFAGTLTASLLALPLSFLAARNVMHDRAAKPLAFLMRRLFDMLRGIDMAIWGLIFVRAVGMGPLAGVLAIILQDVGLLGKLYAEGHEAVERSPGRGLSAVGANSLQKHRFGIFTQSFPQFLALSLYQIESNTRSAAVLGFVGAGGVGLVYAENMRLWNWDVVMFLTLILVVVVMVMDMISSRLRKRYISGTPVPLWQPAARD
- a CDS encoding D-lyxose/D-mannose family sugar isomerase; the encoded protein is MQRSAVNHYLQQTREFFRQQDVHLPPWADYGLSQWRTRDPEAMQEILALRLGWDLTSFGADDFLQTGLTLFTLRNGSPGGRPWHKPYAEKIMHVREGQLTPMHYHPRKMEDIINRGGGNLIVELHNRQGKGLADSPVVVSLDGQRQTHAAGSQLRLSPGESVTLEAGVWHSFWGERGYGDVLVGEVSMPNDDENDNVFLTPLARFNPLDEDEAPRWLLCNDYSHGFF